TCGGATGGATCACCGGCTCCATGGCGCTGCTGGCGGACGGGTTCCACATGGCGACCCATGCGGGCGCGCTGGCGGTGGCCGCCGCCGCCTATGGCTATGCCCGCAGGCATGCGCGCAATCCGCGCTTCACCTTCGGCACGGGCAAGGTGGGCGACCTGTCGGGCTTTGCCTCCGCCCTGCTGCTGGGGGTGACGGCGCTGTTCATCGCGGTCGAATCGGGGATGCGCCTGTTCGAGCCGGTGGACGTGCGGTTCGGCGAAGCGACGCTGGTCGCGGTGATCGGCCTTGCCGTCAACCTGCTGAGCGCGCTGCTGCTGGGCCATGACCATGGGCATGATGGGGGGCATGACGGGGGGCATGACGGGCACGACCATGGCGCCGGGCAGGACCACAAGCACAGCGACAATAATCTGCGCGCCGCCTATGTGCATGTGCTGACCGATGCGCTGACGTCGGTGCTGGCGATCGTGGCGCTGATGGCGGGGCGTTACCTGGACTGGTGGTGGATGGACCCGGCGGTGGGCCTGCTGGGCGCGGTGGTGATCGCGCGCTGGGCCTGGGGATTGATGAAGGACACCGCCGCGATCCTGCTGGACACCGCCGAACCGGCGCTGATGGCGCGGGTGCGCGACCTGACCGAAGCGGAAGGCGCGGTCATCCGCGACCTGCATGTCTGGCGCGTCGGACCCCATGCCCATGCCGCGATCATCAGCATCGCCCCCGGCGCGGACAGCGCCGCCGTGCGCGCGCGGGTGAGCGCCCTGCCCCGGATGGAGCATGTGACGGTGGAGACGGTCTGAGGGCGAAGGGATACCAGCCAGCGGCCGGTGCCGGGGGCTGGCCGGTCATCCGCCTGGACAAGATATGGCGCAAGCGCCGGCGCGCTTTTCCTGTCCGGCCCGTTCCCTGTCCGGCTGGCGTCCCCCCTTCAGGGGGAGGGCAGCATCATCGCCGGATCGTCAACAACCTGTCCCGCCCGGACGCCTCGCGTCCGGGCGGGAAGAGAATCAGCCCGACTGCTGCCCCGTCATCGCCTGAATCGAGGGCTTGTTGACGGAGTCGATCGAGCCATCGGCCATCATCGCCTTGCCCATGTCCAGCGCCTCCTTGCGGAGCGCCTCGTCATTGGCGCTCTGGCTCGCGCCGATCAGCGCGGACAGGAGGGTGTTGCGGTTCACCTTGTCCGTCGCATTTTCCGCGACCGACTTGCGCGCCAGGGTCACCGCTTCCTTATAATAGGGGTCGGCGCCGGTCATGTCCTTCGCCGCCAGCTTCTGATTGCCCAGCTGGATCAGGATGCCCGCCAGAATGTTCCGGTTGGCCGCGTCGGCGGGCTTGGCTTCCACCACCTTGCGCCAGTGGGGAAGCGATTCGCCGTAAAGCGCGATCACCTTGTCCATCTGCCCCTGCGCGCCCTGCGCGGCGGCATCGGCATAGAGCGCGTTGGCGAGGAAATTCACATTGTCGATATTGTCGGGCTGCGCCTGGACCGCCGTGCGGATCGCGGGGAGCGCGGCTTCATATTTGGCGACGGCGCCCGCATTGTCGCCCGCCTGCTGGGCCTGCTGGCCCGCCGTGAAGTCGGTGACCGCCTGATTGAAGGCGGCGATCTGCTCCTGCGTCATCTGGCCCGCGGCGGGCGCGGCTTCCGCCGGGGCGGCCTCAGCAGGCGCGGACTCGGCGGGGGCGGCGGGCGCTTCCTGCGCCTGCAAGGGCGCGGCCAGCGCGAAAGGGGCGGCAAGGGTGGTCAGGGCAATATAAACAGAACGGGACAAAACCAACTCTCCATCTTTTCGTTCAAAAAATCCGTTCACGGCGCAATAAGCACCGTCCAACAGACATAATGACCGAAATGGCCGCGTGGTTCCCAGCCCGTCAGGCTCGCGTCAACGCGCAAAAGG
This genomic window from Sphingobium cloacae contains:
- the dmeF gene encoding CDF family Co(II)/Ni(II) efflux transporter DmeF translates to MTMHGDHEQGHGHHHHHGHHDGPERHAHGSGHGNGHGDGQDDGRGGRDRFPPPRADAEISHYFDHIYLSAGHDRNAKRTVWVVWLTAATMVVEIVFGWITGSMALLADGFHMATHAGALAVAAAAYGYARRHARNPRFTFGTGKVGDLSGFASALLLGVTALFIAVESGMRLFEPVDVRFGEATLVAVIGLAVNLLSALLLGHDHGHDGGHDGGHDGHDHGAGQDHKHSDNNLRAAYVHVLTDALTSVLAIVALMAGRYLDWWWMDPAVGLLGAVVIARWAWGLMKDTAAILLDTAEPALMARVRDLTEAEGAVIRDLHVWRVGPHAHAAIISIAPGADSAAVRARVSALPRMEHVTVETV
- a CDS encoding tetratricopeptide repeat protein, which encodes MSRSVYIALTTLAAPFALAAPLQAQEAPAAPAESAPAEAAPAEAAPAAGQMTQEQIAAFNQAVTDFTAGQQAQQAGDNAGAVAKYEAALPAIRTAVQAQPDNIDNVNFLANALYADAAAQGAQGQMDKVIALYGESLPHWRKVVEAKPADAANRNILAGILIQLGNQKLAAKDMTGADPYYKEAVTLARKSVAENATDKVNRNTLLSALIGASQSANDEALRKEALDMGKAMMADGSIDSVNKPSIQAMTGQQSG